The genomic DNA ATTCAACTACCATCGTTTGTAAGAAATTTGATACTGACAAAGGTTGTAATAATAGCTTACCTGCTATTACGGTATAAGATTGATGTGATACATGCACACCAACGACTCCCAATAATTTCGGCATGCATAGCGGGATTTATACTAAGAGTCCCAGTGGTGGCTACCGTTCACGGCCGCGTTAGGCACGATTTGCGATCGGCAATTGCCCGTAGGTTCACTTCAAGGATAATTTTCGTTAGTAACCAGGTTTTAACCATCTCGCGCCACTATGGGACTATAAAGCATAAATCGGTAGTTATACCCAACGGAATTCCAATTCCACAAAAGCTTCCAGATCTTGAACCATACACTATTGGATACTTCAGCCGTATTGATGAAAGGCACTTTGAGGTTATTAAAAATTTGGTTTTGGCAGTTGCAAAGCTAAAAACGGATTATCCAAATGTAAGGTTATTGCTTATGGGCGATGGCAAGGAGGTTGAGAAACTAAAGTTATTAATCTATGAGGCAAATAGCAAGCTGAACGAAGAGGCAATTCAGTATAAAGGCTTTGTGAAAAAATTAGAAAACATTGGTTTCTTCCCTGAATTACTTTTTGGTGTGGGTAGAACAGCCATTGAGGGACTGGCTCGAGGAACTAATCTGATTTCAGTTAACTATAAACGAATGGGGGAAATAGTTACCCTGAGCAATTATGAACAATATGCCATGAATAACTTTGTAAATGTAACCGGATTACCACCTACTCAGGAAAAAATATTTAACCAACTAAAAAATTATTACGAGAAAAGTATGCCCCCCATAACAAAACGTACAAAAATTAAAATTGTAAGCAATTGAAATATAAATTCTTACAAATTTACCACTTAAAACAAATTGTACCAAACGGGTTAAAACAGGGTTAAAACTTGCGGGTAAATTTACGCAAAATAAGCATTTAAAGGTTAAAACAAGGCCCGCTTGTATGCAAGTAATAATAAGGTATAGATGACTTTTTAAGCCTCTTATTAAAGGAGGCTTTGTTTTTATGTACCGATAACCTAAAAATATGGTTGGGGATGCAGTTGGGGGGGCAGTTGGGGGGGCAAAAAAAGGATATAAAACAACAGATAAAAAACCCAAAAGGCAAAATAAAAGCCCAAAAAACAGGCAAAACATAAAATAGAAGGGGGGAAAATACACGATAAAAACAAGTAGAAAATAATGCATATGCATGATATACAGCATAATACAAAAAGAATAAGTGTAAATGCGTGCGTGTGGAACGGTTAACCCATGCTATTGATACGTACTGATGCCTTTATGTGAGCGGCAAACCTGATGGAATCGAACGGGAAGTCCTTGGGTTGATGGTGCTCGTTATAGCTGATCAGCGTAACATAGCCTGGGGTATCGGATTGTTTAACGTATTTCACGGTAAGGAATGCATCGCCATTGTGGGCAATGGATAGCAGGTACATCTCGCCCCAGAGGATGTTCTGCAGGTCGTTCAGCACCTTATATATAATAATGTCGCCGCTCTTGAGCAGCGGGTACATGCTATCGCCCACCATGTAAATAGCCCCGTCGCATTTGGGCAGGTTTGGTATCTCCAGCCAGGCTATGGGTTCAGTATCGGCAATGCTATCGTACACCTCCACCACGCCGCCAATGGCTTCAACGTTGTATAGCGGTATCCTAACCGTATGGAGGTAGGTATCGGCCTTTGAGGAGAAACGGTTGATTTCATCCGGTTTAATTCCTCTAAGCATTGGGCCTTCTCCAGTCAATAACCATTCCGGGTTTATATTATCAAATGTTAATACTATTTTATTGAGCAATTCAAAACTTGGGGCATTTCTACCTTTAATAATATTATGAATAACAGTAGGATTAACACCAATTTTTGTTGAAAAACTGTTTTTGTTTAATCCAAACTGTTTGATAATTAAGTCAATGCGATTATTTATTGTCATTTGAGAAAAATTTTTAAAAAATTATTTGGATATATTATCATTTGATAATATATTTGTAAAACAATTAAGCAAAGTTAAACAATATGAAACGGCAAAAGCAAGAGCATGAGCTAAAAAGTAAGCTAAGACACGGCGATCTTAAGAAAATTGCAGAGATAACCGGGTTTGCCTACCCGCATGTGGTAAACGCATTCAACGGGCGCGTGAGGCTTCACCCAATGCTGCTTGAGGTGGCCCATAAGATAGTGGAGCAGCGCAGCCGTCGCATATCCAAAATGGTGAACCAGCTAAACAGGTAGAGCAATGCCTATCCCGACAGCAGTAAGCGGCTACATCGGAACCCGCTCGGGATCCAAACCCAAGGTGACGGCCCGAAGGCCACCACGGCGGAGTAGCAAAGGCCGGCTACCCGTTGGAGGCCGGGTCAAGGTGGATTGCCCAAGCGCGGAGGGAACGCTGCCAACCGCGCTGGCAGCCGGGAACAGACCGGCACTTTTAAGTATTAATCACTTAAAACGAATTGCCATGAAAAGCAAAAAAGCAAAAAAAGCCGAAAAGGTAATCAGAAGTAAAAAGTACTCCTGTTTCACCGACTTAATGGTGGTAAGGAAAGGTGTTCTTACCCATACTGTAGGTCAAACATCTTGCGCATGCGATGAACATAATCC from Tenuifilum sp. 4138str includes the following:
- a CDS encoding glycosyltransferase, whose product is MRILQLVTRFDFGGAENHVRELCNELAASNHQVILLSRKGRQNELLDKRVIFIQLPSFVRNLILTKVVIIAYLLLRYKIDVIHAHQRLPIISACIAGFILRVPVVATVHGRVRHDLRSAIARRFTSRIIFVSNQVLTISRHYGTIKHKSVVIPNGIPIPQKLPDLEPYTIGYFSRIDERHFEVIKNLVLAVAKLKTDYPNVRLLLMGDGKEVEKLKLLIYEANSKLNEEAIQYKGFVKKLENIGFFPELLFGVGRTAIEGLARGTNLISVNYKRMGEIVTLSNYEQYAMNNFVNVTGLPPTQEKIFNQLKNYYEKSMPPITKRTKIKIVSN
- a CDS encoding S24 family peptidase, whose translation is MTINNRIDLIIKQFGLNKNSFSTKIGVNPTVIHNIIKGRNAPSFELLNKIVLTFDNINPEWLLTGEGPMLRGIKPDEINRFSSKADTYLHTVRIPLYNVEAIGGVVEVYDSIADTEPIAWLEIPNLPKCDGAIYMVGDSMYPLLKSGDIIIYKVLNDLQNILWGEMYLLSIAHNGDAFLTVKYVKQSDTPGYVTLISYNEHHQPKDFPFDSIRFAAHIKASVRINSMG